Genomic window (Phragmites australis chromosome 5, lpPhrAust1.1, whole genome shotgun sequence):
taataaaaataaaaaagagtaaattttataaaactacagatactttgacaaaattatcataaaattacaaatttaaacaatagtttcataaaactacaaatttagtgctaattttattataaaactaaatacactttggtaaaattatcgtaaaacatCAGATTTAAGtaataatttcacaaaactacagatttagcgtCGATTTTATCACAAATCTATATATTCTAGATGAGTTGTTTCGAGCCCCATTACCATGACAACTAAGCCCCGCTTGTAATCTCACAACAGCTGCTAGCTCATGAAACGGATTGTCCAGGAGTTCATGTGACTGCAAGCGGGGCTCATTCGTCAGATTAACAGGTCTACGCTAGAATATatagttttacaataaaatcgatactaaatttgtagttttgtaaatCTATAATTTTACGATTTACGATGATTTTTTCAAAGTATCTGTAGTTTCATGAGCTTCCGAGCGATCCATTTCATAAGCTAGAAGTTGTTGTGAGATTACAAGCGGGACCCGTTTGTTATGTTAACGGGGCTAGTAACAATTCCTCTAGattctatattttttcataaaatcgacgctaaatctgtagttttatgaaattacTGCTTAAGTCTatagtgaaagtgcatctaggccccctaagtgggttttggcttattgatgataaaacgattaaggaactaacatgcttatctaagttatgaacaggtttaagcattagttgaaaagataagtgacgtttgacgcctgttgaaacaaatggagaatcaacgaagagtactcaataggatttaaattcttttatttttgaaattgagtctaggatagccgctctattaagagggttacatttgattgcttggttagtgtcacAATGCTCAAGGTATCTGTCGGtatatcaggaaccaggggtccctaagtcccgagaccgagccggccatccgccacgcgtcaccatcccgcgaggtccgccctgcgagataaAAAGAAGCTAagccccgggagaaggtgctcgggaccgccgcctctggttccggagcaccccagttccccgatgatccgcggagtccaagtaccgggaaggaagtactcgggagagagtgctcggggctgcacgtggcagcccccgaggactcggttccccgaaggtttcccccagtactcgggagagagtgctcggggctgcacgtggcggcccccgaggactcggttccctgaaggtctcactagagtgctcgggagagagtgctcggggctgcacgtggcagcccctgaggactcggttccccgaaggtctcaccagagtgctcgggagagagtgctcggggctgcacgtggcagcccccgaggactcggttccccgaaggttatcgcaagatcgttcgacgacccaaagggtcccatcgccggggtgtcagccagtcaaagacacgaatgccacatttaataggcacacgcggcctgacatcctgacattctcagctgcccacgccctagtgtcagaccctgccatgctctggcaggggggcgtgggtccatttaatgcacgggtcccgtcccgttccacccgggtgcctcgggattacgttgccagaatcgaagcgctccgcctgccaccctgccccggcagaagaacaagacagggtgggcgcaccgggcacctctgcggctgcccggtgggcccccttaatggcgccggaggacctccacagtggcgggtggtcggatacaCGCCGCAATCTTCCACCGCCCATGTCACCTCGCCGAAgcagaatgatgacgcctttctccgtggcaccttggcacgtgcgccccctctttcccattcaggataggtcgaggtcggcgcgcctataaaaggaaatgaCTCTCACAACACACAACTGACACAGCTTACGAGCAACGACACTCACgactcatccttgaagaattccgcctcagatccggaagccctcaagaagcacccgaagcccagatcaaaagacgaagaacatcacgaACAAGCTCAAgtcaagctagaacacgagagcttcaagctctctgtagacagctcacctctgtaatcagatacatccttgaagaattcccttcaaggatagatatagcactcacacaggagtagggtgttacgcctccgtgcggcccgaacctgtctaaaccccggtgcacccatccttctcccaccagccactgcatttatttccgttcccatttatttcccagacaagcttgttcaggatcatccccccggccgaatctctaaaaaggggtctctcgggatccctgcgacaggagttcatcctccgacagtatcccttagaaccaactagttgagagacacaatcgcCCACGGACACCAAGTTTATTCTGCAAAAATCACtgagtctggatactccggtgttcaccggatactccggtactcagtatttagtccggagtctccgaggtagactccggcagagagtttcggttacggtttatttttattagaaaaagaccggagtctccgatgttcaccggatactccggtaatttatgggttaacagaccggagtctccgagggagactccgccagagagtctcggttaaggtgtttattttaattaaaaaggatcggagtctccggtgttcaccggatactccggtaagtgATTTAgtgttaaccggagtctccgagggagactccagcagagactctcggttagcttttaatctttttgataaaaaggaccggagtctccggtgtgcaccagatactccggtacctggagaggccggagggtccggctagtctccggacttaatgtttttgaaagccctgtcaggaccagagactccggtgtttaccggataacagaactgtaacggttagttctgacacgttctgtgaccatTCTGACattgtttttggatttagggctggatactccggtgttcaccggatactccggtcagttctgataaaacagtaacggctagttttggagaaaaggctataaatactcctacACCCTatggcatttagagcttgctgttgctggtgaactttagacctcttgagcactttaagagcattcaaagaccctccaaccacctctagtgtaaagtttgcaaaaatttagagagtttgtgtttggagagggttctagccacttgagcattgagttcttcatcgagcatttgctgcgatcatttctcttgaagctttgtgcttctagacggcaaggcgtcgcccgtagagcacccaaacttgtggagtgtcacggaaagtttgtaaacatcttcgaattgagtaagaatttctaacttgatcttggtggtcgctagaagaggatagggttggaaaagacctggctctttgtgagctcctcaacggagacgtaggtacttctttgtgaggtggccgaactccgggataatctcttgtgttcgtatttgtgcaatttgttttattgtgtgaaatttATGATTTGTCttacaaattgctctagtgatcatcttactagtgttaagtgttattctagctctgtgatatccagtagacctagctttAACATTAGATTCTAGCTAttagctttaattcgtagttgttctagagttcctgtatagaccggagactccggactagacctgatactccggaccataccggagtatccgatcttcaccggagtatccggcagatttaatccgctgttttagttttaattttcagaaaagcctattcacccccccccccccccctctagacACTTTCATatagttttacaataattttaccAAAATATCTATAGTTTTGAGATAAAATTAGcactaaatttatagttttgtgaaactattgcttaaatatgtagttttgcgataattttgtcaaagtatTTGTAGTTTTACGAAATTTACATATTAAAAAATACAGTATTCTAATGCTCTTAAAATtgaaaacactatcgaaatagacataaaatttctaaaaaatatatatatatggtgtaGAAGATGTTATAATCTAGCACTAGTTTTTTtaactcaaataattacttgtacaataaaaaataaaaaaagataaattttatcgtacatatcatatttttatctgaaaCATTTTTAGAGCTAAATCCTAATATTGTCTGCACTATCAATTTTTCAgcattttttataactatttagataaattttaaattttaaagtaatagaacgtaatattttttatttttaaacatgtcgtGGCAGGTCCTATCCAAATGCGCAATTCTTTAAAACGGACACCTATTTtaggaaatataaaaaaaatcagaaagagTGTAAGCCTTAATTATTGCCTTTTTGCAAGCGTGTCCACGGTCTCTCTCTACCATCTCTTTTCTGATGCATACCTCCATTATATAGAACCCCTTAAGCTTTGACAAAAGAAGCCAGCAAAGAAAGGCTAAAGCCTCACGTATTTCGCCTCCAGCCTTTCTTCTTCGATCTGTGCTGCAAGCTCTCACTCTACACTCCATTGCTCTTACTTCCTCAGCTGCTCAACACAAACCAAGAAGACAACTCCACAAGGCCTATCACTCATCATCAGCTGCATAGCAGACATGGGGATCCAAGAGGTGAAGAAGCTGCGTAATCAGCATCGCCATGACATGCGAGTGGAAGATCACCGCCAAGACGGTAAGAAGGTCTGGGTCCTGGGCCTGGCCGGGATCGCCCTGCCGCTGCAGCAGCTCAAGCCCGTCAAGACCGGCCGGCGACGGCACAGCCCCGCTGCCTCCGCCAACGAGGAGGAGTGtgacgaggaagaagaggtaGAAGGGGCGGTGACGCCGACGGGGGAGGGGTGCAGGATACCAGCCGAGGCGGCGACGTGCCCGCCGGCTCCTAAGAAGCCGAGAACGGCGGTGGCGATCATCAGTAGCGGCGCCGGTCGCTGGTGCAACTGCGACGACGGCGAGGTCCTCGAGTTCTTCCGCGTGCCGGCGGATTTGGAGACCGTCTTTGTCAGCCGAGCTGCCAATGCAAATTAATGAACTAGCTATACATGCTACGCACGTAGATGAATCAAATGTGTATGCAATGCTCGAGCTCAAGTGATCCAGAGCTCAAGAGCGAAGCAGTGCATGAGTGAGAGTGCAGCTGTAAAAATTCTCTTTTATTAGCACCATGTTAATGCCTGTGAACTTTTCTTGGATGGAATGATTATTCCTTTACAAATCGCTATCTTTTAGTTGTTTGCTGCATATATATTTCTCTCTTCCATGTTTAATTTGGATTTTGGAGGgaagtgagtttttttttttttttttttgctcattGGCATAAGGTGGGTATACACACTGCATAAATTTCTTTTCCTTGTCACAAACCCAATGCATAAGTTTACTTCAACTGATTAAACTTAAGCAAAAATTTTGCAGGCTTTAATTGACAAGGTACGTAGTTTTCTATTAAAATACTGTCAGAGATTCACAGTTTCACATGTCTCGTCTGATTACTTTCTACATTTTTTTAACGAAAGTGTATGTACATATGTCTAATCCATTGTTTAACATGGCAAAGCTCTATCCCGCCAAAATTTTAAATCCTACCAGGAAATCTGATTAAATCCCCGGAAACCTGCGAGCCACTTTTGAGTTGATATAATGATAATCACTGGTGTTCTCCTAAAGCTGTTTTCTTTCTCGAGCTTCGAGCCACAGAGAGGGGAAAACCTGTTCAATTAGGATCCCAATTAAAAGTACTCATTAATCTAAACAAGAACTTCAGCAATTTTCCAATATATCCGTATGCTTCACAAAAAAGGTTATCCACTCATTCGTTCTTACAAAATTAAATTATCAGAGGAGATAAtaatgcatcatgcatgcttgCCATTCCAAAAAGAAAGCATAAATTTTCAATCATTTAAATGAGAGCCTCAGAGACTTTAGGCAGATAAATAGACAGGCAGCAATATAATTTAATTCCCATGAGATGTGCATTTGTATAAATCAAGCGCCCTAACACTGAAACATTTTTGTGCAGTAGTACCAAACTACCAACAGCACTTGTTTCTTTTTGTCACCAGCCTTGAAGATCAACACTAGCTCAGTAGCTCTCACGTAGCCTGCCTAATTTCAATTTTCAATATATAATGGAATGTTCTAAACCCTTTTAAATCTCTactatctctactatataaaacacgagttgttTTTCGCGTCACCTCTTCTCCATACTCTCCTtcaatctaataaaaatctctaaaattcgaataatttatcCATTTTTGTTAGCCTCACTACATCATTACCAGCAAACTACGACATCGCTCATGATGTATTTATTCGGTAATGCTCCCATGACGCATCAACCAACCAACTACGGCATCGCTCCTGACATATTTATCAGCAGTGCTTCCATAGCGTATCACATCT
Coding sequences:
- the LOC133918306 gene encoding cyclin-dependent protein kinase inhibitor SMR6-like isoform X2, with the protein product MGIQEVKKLRNQHRHDMRVEDHRQDGKKVWVLGLAGIALPLQQLKPVKTGRRRHSPAASANEEECDEEEEVEGAVTPTGEGCRIPAEAATCPPAPKKPRTAVAIISSGAGRWCNCDDGEVLEFFRVPADLETVFVSRAANAN